The segment GAATTATGTAAACAGATTGTCGGAAATAAAAATAGGCTCTTGGTGGAAGTATCTTGCTGGAATTTTAGCACCACTGGTTTTATTAACCATAATATCACTTGATATAGTTAGTTTAATAAATGAGCCGTATGGAGGTTATTCATGGAAATATTTGGGCTTTGCAGTTTTAATAATTCCAATAGCGTTTATATTGGCGTTTATACTTTCTAAGATACCTTGGAAAAGAAAAATTGAGATAATTAGGTGAAATTATGCCACTTTCTGCTATAATCATGTTTATAATTGGGGCTACTATATTGTGGGGAGGTTCAATATACTTTCTTTGGAGAAGTTTGAAGCAGAATAAAAGGATGGATAGGGAGGATGA is part of the Methanotorris formicicus Mc-S-70 genome and harbors:
- a CDS encoding MetS family NSS transporter small subunit, giving the protein MPLSAIIMFIIGATILWGGSIYFLWRSLKQNKRMDREDDE